From a region of the Triticum aestivum cultivar Chinese Spring chromosome 7D, IWGSC CS RefSeq v2.1, whole genome shotgun sequence genome:
- the LOC123168700 gene encoding protein FAR1-RELATED SEQUENCE 4-like yields the protein MFEKFGEILYEAGQYKVEEVEKGAKYYVHRYHPEKHDKWCRALYVVEVVDQGKELTCECGNFEHTGLLCCHAVKVLDFLGIGHIPAKHILKRWTKDARDVLPQHLAYLQKDQISVNPITFRHSNLYTHALEVVRLGEANTSAYECAMELLKEAIHKLTPMAAVRDGMGLDDVIQANKEKAREVSVGQAPQIVYGSDPDGSAVGNLLSLMAPEHTQKAGWPTSSRDKPPYYVRAAKSKKRKIVTHPAAAGACDTSKPTRFCRICRQPGHKSTTCPQRGDLPRKTKKEAKCSICGVGGHRMNTCNNPMVVLHAVENMIYGASWHKTDAP from the exons ATGTTCGAGAAATTCGGCGAGATCCTGTATGAAGCAGGACAATACAAAGTGGAGGAGGTCGAAAAAGGTGCAAAATACTATGTACACCGATACCACCCAGAGAAGCATGACAAATGGTGCAGGGCGTTGTACGTGGTGGAAGTTGTGGACCAAGGCAAAGAGCTTACATGCGAATGTGGTAACTTCGAGCACACAGGGTTGCTGTGCTGCCACGCAGTTAAG GTCCTTGATTTCTTGGGTATAGGCCATATACCAGCAAAGCACATACTCAAACGATGGACAAAAGATGCGAGGGATGTACTACCACAACACTTGGCATACCTTCAGAAGGATCAGATATCAGTTAACCCCATAACATTCAGACATTCAAATCTGTACACCCATGCCCTAGAGGTTGTCAGACTCGGTGAGGCAAACACAAGTGCGTATGAGTGTGCGATGGAACTCCTGAAGGAAGCAATCCATAAACTGACACCTATGGCTGCTGTGCGCGACGGGATGGGTTTAGACGACGTGATTCAGGCAAACAAGGAGAAAGCTAGAGAGGTGAGTGTGGGGCAAGCACCACAGATTGTGTATGGGAGTGACCCAGATGGTAGTGCAGTCGGTAATTTACTCAGTTTGATGGCTCCAGAGCATACACAGAAGGCAGGCTGGCCAACGAGCAGCAGGGACAAACCTCCATATTATGTCCGTGCTGCGAAGAGCAAGAAACGTAAGATAGTGACACACCCAGCTGCTGCTGGAGCATGCGATACGAGCAAGCCAACACGCTTCTGCAGGATATGCCGTCAGCCAGGGCACAAGAGTACCACATGTCCGCAGAGGGGTGACCTCCCTCGGAAGACAAAGAAGGAAGCGAAATGCTCAATCTGCGGGGTGGGAGGGCATCGGATGAACACCTGCAACAACCCTATGGTTGTGCTACATGCTGTTGAGAACATGATCTATGGCGCATCTTGGCACAAGACCGACGCGCCGTGA